In a genomic window of Punica granatum isolate Tunisia-2019 chromosome 6, ASM765513v2, whole genome shotgun sequence:
- the LOC116210913 gene encoding U-box domain-containing protein 6-like, with protein MDIVEVEESLFAASDAKLHGEMCKTLSIRYCKILAIFPELEAARPRSKSGIQALCLLHVALEKAKNVLQHCAECSKLYLAVTGDSVLLKFEKARSALVDSLKRVEDIVPQSIGCQISEIVNELESAVFSLEPSEKQIGEDIIALLQQGRKLNECNDNNELESFHQAATRLGITSSRAALAERRALKKLIERARAEEDKRKESIVAYLLHLMRKYSKLFRNEFSDDNDSQGSTPCSPTVQGAFEEGGPGGIHAFDRQLSKLSSFNFRPSIRRSGPIPPVPPEELRCPISLQLMYDPVIISSGQTYERVCIEKWLSDGHNTCPKTQQNLAHLGLTPNYCVKGLITSWCDQHRVPMPDGPPESLDLNYWRLALSDSESVNSRSIDSVRSCKLKGVKVVPLEESGTIEEEGNEIEIENENEKENLYEEEEDLGLNGLESHEDLLAVLNGEGDMVKKCKVAEQVRRMLKDDEEARIFMGANGFVEALLKFLELAVHGRDLVAQEVGAMALFNLAVNNNRNKELMLSAQVIPLLEEMISNRNSQGPATALYLNLSCLEDAKPIIGSSQAIPFLVRLLRDKTDPQCKLDALHTLYNLSTYNGNIPSILKSGIIPALQSLLATSEDHNWAEKSIAVLVNLVSNQPGRDEMRSSSELIATLATVLDTGSPAEQEQAVLCLLVLCSGNNKCIQMVLQEGVIPALVSVSVNGTTRGREKAQKLLMIFREQRQREHSPPQVSSQRNNHQPQQQQQPPPPPLPETSYNKAMAASEGKPYCKSTSRRKMGKGWSFLWKTKSYSVYQC; from the exons ATGGACATTGTTGAAGTTGAAGAAAGTCTCTTTGCAGCGAGTGATGCCAAG TTACATGGAGAGATGTGCAAAACCCTCTCGATAAGATATTGCAAGATACTGGCAATATTCCCTGAGTTGGAAGCGGCAAGACCTAGAAGTAAATCAGGTATTCAAGCTTTGTGTTTATTGCACGTGGCGCTGGAGAAAGCCAAGAATGTCCTTCAGCATTGCGCAGAATGTAGTAAACTCTACTTG GCTGTAACTGGGGATTCTGTTCTTCTAAAATTCGAGAAGGCTCGGTCTGCTCTAGTGGATAGTCTCAAAAGGGTGGAAGATATTGTGCCACAATCCATTGGTTGTCAG ATCTCCGAGATTGTAAATGAGCTTGAATCTGCTGTGTTTTCGCTGGAGCCATCGGAAAAGCAAATTGGGGAGGATATAATTGCTCTGCTCCAGCAGGGACGAAAGTTGAACGAGTGCAATGATAATAATGAGCTTGAGTCTTTCCATCAGGCTGCTACTAGGCTAGGCATCACATCATCTCGGGCAGCTCTCGCAGAGAGACGGGCTTTGAAGAAACTTATTGAAAGGGCTCGGGCAGAGGAGGACAAGCGCAAGGAATCGATCGTGGCATATCTGTTACATCTCATGAGGAAATACTCTAAACTTTTTAGAAATGAGTTCTCTGATGATAACGACTCTCAGGGTTCTACTCCCTGTTCTCCCACGGTTCAGGGAGCCTTTGAAGAGGGTGGGCCTGGGGGGATTCACGCTTTTGATAGGCAGCTGTCGAAGCTCAGCTCCTTCAACTTCAGGCCTAGTATCAGGAGATCGGGCCCCATCCCACCAGTTCCTCCTGAGGAGCTGAGGTGTCCAATATCATTGCAACTTATGTATGATCCTGTGATTATCTCTTCAGGGCAGACTTATGAGAGGGTCTGCATTGAGAAATGGCTGAGTGACGGACATAATACCTGTCCGAAAACCCAGCAGAACCTGGCCCACTTAGGTTTGACTCCGAATTACTGCGTGAAGGGCCTAATTACCAGCTGGTGTGATCAACACAGGGTTCCAATGCCCGATGGCCCTCCTGAATCACTCGACCTTAACTATTGGAGGCTTGCTCTATCTGATTCCGAGTCTGTGAACTCGAGGTCAATTGATAGTGTCAGGTCTTGCAAGTTGAAGGGCGTGAAGGTGGTCCCGCTGGAGGAGAGCGGGACCATCGAGGAGGAAGGGAATGAGATCGAGATCGAGAACGAGAACGAGAAGGAGAATCTgtatgaagaagaggaggaccTGGGGCTTAATGGCTTAGAGAGTCACGAGGACCTTCTTGCGGTTCTTAATGGAGAGGGGGATATGGTGAAGAAGTGCAAAGTGGCCGAGCAGGTACGGCGAATGCTGAAGGACGATGAGGAGGCGAGGATTTTTATGGGAGCAAATGGGTTTGTTGAGGCCCTCTTGAAGTTCCTAGAGTTGGCGGTCCATGGTCGGGACCTCGTGGCTCAAGAAGTTGGGGCTATGGCGCTGTTTAATCTTGCTGTTAACAACAACAG AAACAAGGAATTGATGTTATCAGCCCAAGTGATCCCTCTGCTCGAGGAAATGATCTCGAACCGGAACTCTCAGGGGCCTGCAACGGCCCTGTACCTTAATCTCTCCTGCCTCGAAGATGCCAAACCCATAATCGGGTCTAGCCAGGCCATTCCGTTCTTAGTCCGTCTTCTGAGGGACAAAACTGATCCGCAGTGCAAGCTTGATGCTCTCCACACCCTCTACAACCTTTCCACCTACAATGGAAATATCCCCAGCATACTGAAATCAGGCATTATCCCTGCCCTCCAGTCCCTCCTGGCGACGTCTGAGGACCACAACTGGGCTGAGAAGTCCATCGCTGTCCTTGTCAACCTGGTGTCAAATCAACCGGGGAGGGACGAGATGAGGTCTAGCTCAGAGCTCATCGCCACGCTCGCCACCGTCCTTGATACGGGGAGCCCTGCTGAGCAAGAGCAGGCCGTCCTCTGCCTCCTGGTTCTCTGCAGCGGGAACAACAAGTGCATACAGATGGTCCTGCAAGAAGGGGTCATCCCTGCCTTGGTGTCGGTCTCGGTGAACGGGACGACAAGGGGGAGGGAGAAGGCCCAGAAGCTGCTGATGATCTTCCGGGAGCAGAGGCAGAGAGAGCACTCCCCTCCTCAGGTGTCATCCCAGCGAAATAACCACCAGccacagcagcagcagcagccgcCGCCGCCACCACTGCCCGAGACAAGCTATAACAAGGCGATGGCGGCCTCAGAGGGGAAGCCGTACTGCAAGTCGACTTCGAGGAGGAAGATGGGCAAAGGGTGGAGCTTTCTGTGGAAGACCAAGAGCTACTCTGTGTACCAGTGCTGA